A portion of the Pseudomonas protegens CHA0 genome contains these proteins:
- the purH gene encoding bifunctional phosphoribosylaminoimidazolecarboxamide formyltransferase/IMP cyclohydrolase: MTDQTTRLPIRRALISVSDKTGILEFAKELEALGVEILSTGGTFKLLQDNGVSAVEVADYTGFAEMMDGRVKTLHPKIHGGILGRRGIDDAIMNEHGIKPIDLVAVNLYPFEATINKPGCDLPTAIENIDIGGPTMVRSAAKNHKDVAIVVNASDYAGVLESLKAGGLTYAQRFDLMLKAFEHTAAYDGMIANYMGTVNQAAETLSTSGRSEFPRTFNSQFIKAQEMRYGENPHQSAAFYVEAKPAEVGIATATQLQGKELSYNNVADTDAALECVKSFVKPACVIVKHANPCGVAVSPDAEGGIRQAYELAYATDTESAFGGIIAFNRELDAATAKAIVERQFVEVIIAPSVSEEARAIVAAKANVRLLACGQWSAERAAAWDYKRVNGGLLVQSRDIGMISADDLKVVTKRAPTEQEINDLIFAWKVAKYVKSNAIVYAKNRQTIGVGAGQMSRVNSARIAAIKAEHAGLQVAGSVMASDAFFPFRDGLDNAAKVGITAVIQPGGSMRDNEVIAAADEAGIAMVFTGMRHFRH, encoded by the coding sequence ATGACCGACCAGACTACCCGCCTGCCGATCCGCCGCGCCTTGATCAGTGTTTCCGACAAGACCGGGATCCTCGAATTCGCCAAGGAGCTGGAAGCCCTTGGTGTGGAGATCCTCTCCACCGGCGGGACCTTCAAACTGCTGCAGGACAACGGCGTGTCCGCAGTGGAAGTCGCGGATTACACCGGTTTCGCGGAAATGATGGATGGCCGGGTGAAGACCCTGCACCCGAAAATCCACGGCGGTATCCTCGGCCGTCGCGGCATTGACGACGCCATCATGAACGAGCACGGGATCAAGCCGATCGACCTGGTCGCGGTCAACCTCTACCCGTTCGAAGCCACCATCAACAAGCCAGGCTGCGACCTGCCGACCGCCATCGAGAACATCGACATCGGCGGCCCGACCATGGTCCGCTCGGCGGCCAAGAACCATAAGGACGTGGCCATCGTGGTCAATGCCAGCGACTACGCCGGCGTCCTGGAAAGCCTCAAGGCCGGTGGCCTGACTTACGCCCAGCGCTTCGACCTGATGCTCAAGGCCTTCGAACACACCGCTGCGTACGACGGCATGATCGCCAACTACATGGGCACCGTGAACCAGGCCGCCGAAACCCTCTCGACATCCGGCCGCAGCGAATTCCCGCGCACCTTCAACAGCCAGTTCATCAAGGCCCAGGAAATGCGCTACGGCGAGAACCCGCACCAGAGCGCGGCGTTCTACGTTGAGGCCAAGCCTGCTGAAGTCGGCATCGCCACCGCGACCCAACTGCAAGGCAAAGAACTGTCCTACAACAACGTGGCCGACACCGACGCCGCGCTGGAATGCGTGAAGAGCTTCGTCAAGCCGGCCTGCGTCATCGTCAAGCACGCCAACCCGTGCGGCGTGGCGGTCAGCCCGGACGCTGAAGGCGGTATCCGCCAGGCGTACGAACTGGCCTACGCCACCGACACCGAATCGGCCTTCGGCGGCATCATCGCCTTCAACCGCGAGCTGGATGCAGCCACCGCCAAGGCCATCGTCGAGCGTCAGTTCGTCGAAGTGATCATTGCCCCGAGCGTCAGCGAAGAAGCCCGCGCCATTGTCGCTGCCAAGGCCAACGTGCGCCTGCTGGCCTGCGGCCAGTGGTCGGCTGAGCGCGCTGCGGCCTGGGATTACAAGCGCGTCAACGGCGGCCTGCTGGTGCAGAGCCGCGACATCGGCATGATCAGTGCCGATGACCTGAAAGTCGTGACCAAGCGCGCCCCGACCGAGCAAGAGATCAACGACCTGATCTTCGCCTGGAAAGTCGCCAAGTACGTCAAGTCCAACGCCATCGTCTACGCCAAGAACCGCCAGACCATCGGTGTCGGCGCCGGCCAGATGAGCCGCGTGAACTCCGCGCGAATCGCCGCCATCAAGGCCGAGCACGCCGGCTTGCAAGTCGCCGGTTCGGTCATGGCCTCCGACGCGTTCTTCCCGTTCCGCGACGGCCTGGACAACGCCGCCAAGGTCGGCATCACCGCAGTGATCCAGCCCGGCGGCTCGATGCGTGACAACGAAGTGATTGCCGCGGCCGACGAAGCGGGCATTGCCATGGTGTTCACCGGCATGCGCCACTTCCGTCACTGA
- the fis gene encoding DNA-binding transcriptional regulator Fis: protein MTMMTETLVSGTTPVSDNVNLKQHLNTPSEEGQTLRGSVEKALHNYFAHLEGAAVTDVYNLVLSEVEAPLLESVMNYVKGNQTKASELLGLNRGTLRKKLKQYDLL from the coding sequence ATGACGATGATGACCGAGACTTTAGTGAGTGGAACAACACCCGTGAGCGACAACGTGAATTTGAAACAGCACCTCAATACACCCAGCGAAGAAGGCCAGACCCTTCGCGGGAGTGTCGAGAAGGCGCTGCACAATTATTTCGCCCACCTTGAGGGCGCTGCCGTCACGGACGTGTACAACCTGGTGCTCTCCGAAGTCGAGGCTCCGTTGCTCGAAAGCGTGATGAACTACGTCAAGGGCAACCAGACCAAGGCCAGCGAACTCCTGGGTCTGAACCGCGGTACCCTGCGCAAGAAACTCAAGCAGTACGATTTGCTGTAA
- the dusB gene encoding tRNA dihydrouridine synthase DusB: MSAVRIGPYTVHNGLILAPMAGVTDQPFRQLCKQLGAGLVVSEMVTSDMSLWNSRKSRLRMIHEGDPEPRSVQIAGGDAQMLADAARANVELGAQIIDINMGCPAKKVCNKAAGSALLKDEALVNEILQAVVAAVDVPVTLKIRTGWDRENKNGLTVAKIAEQAGITALAVHGRTRADLYTGEAEYDTIAAIKQAVSIPVFANGDIDSPEKARRVLHATGADGLLIGRAAQGRPWIFREIEHFLSTGETLPAPELFEVERILLEHLAALHAFYGDVMGVRIARKHVGWYLATLPGAREFRAHFNRLEDTEAQCANVREFFAGRYKSLETGDGEGVAA; this comes from the coding sequence ATGTCGGCGGTACGCATCGGCCCATATACAGTGCACAACGGTTTGATTCTCGCCCCGATGGCGGGGGTTACAGACCAGCCCTTTCGTCAGCTTTGCAAGCAATTGGGCGCGGGCCTTGTAGTCTCGGAAATGGTCACCAGCGACATGAGCTTGTGGAACAGCCGCAAATCGCGGTTGCGCATGATCCACGAAGGCGATCCCGAGCCCCGCTCGGTGCAGATTGCCGGGGGTGATGCACAGATGCTGGCAGACGCCGCCCGCGCCAACGTCGAGTTGGGCGCACAGATTATTGATATCAACATGGGTTGCCCGGCCAAGAAGGTCTGCAACAAGGCCGCCGGCTCCGCGTTGCTGAAGGACGAAGCCCTGGTCAACGAGATTCTCCAGGCAGTAGTGGCCGCTGTGGATGTACCGGTCACCCTGAAGATCCGCACCGGCTGGGACCGGGAGAACAAGAACGGCCTGACGGTGGCGAAGATCGCCGAGCAGGCCGGCATCACGGCACTGGCGGTCCATGGTCGGACCCGGGCCGACCTGTACACCGGTGAAGCCGAGTACGACACCATTGCCGCGATCAAGCAGGCGGTGTCGATCCCGGTCTTTGCCAATGGCGATATCGACTCGCCGGAAAAGGCCCGGCGGGTGTTGCACGCCACCGGCGCCGACGGGCTGTTGATCGGCCGGGCCGCCCAGGGGCGGCCATGGATTTTTCGTGAGATCGAACACTTCCTCAGTACCGGTGAAACCCTCCCGGCACCGGAGCTGTTCGAGGTGGAACGTATTCTGCTAGAGCACCTGGCCGCGCTGCATGCCTTCTATGGAGATGTCATGGGCGTACGCATTGCGCGCAAGCATGTGGGCTGGTATCTCGCAACCCTGCCGGGCGCCAGGGAGTTTCGCGCCCACTTCAATCGTTTGGAAGATACGGAAGCACAATGCGCCAACGTTCGTGAGTTCTTTGCCGGACGTTACAAGAGCCTGGAAACAGGGGACGGAGAGGGGGTGGCCGCATGA
- a CDS encoding DUF3426 domain-containing protein, whose product MTDSFVTQCPHCQTRFRVSHAQLSVARGVVRCGSCLQVFNAARQLLEQRAAKEAATSKAAAKPVAPPAAPAATVAPAPAAPDLPPPAAPAAPQRAISQKQWSAAEMDLDHLDLDEELAKLEQREIQPAKAFGQEREHKEGSLSARRDTQDADEAHWPDELFGSAAERDDSEPSPPKVQPDDAEPSAEPPKPSRTEPSLSFNLADLDDEPQAPRLRLDDDLEPHSPANPEDQDDEPAVSGKKRRERNEPGVKEEVLLDLVDDPLHLDWQKRRSPWGKRLLWLLLILLAAGGLMGQYVAYHFDELARQDQYRPWFQQLCPEFGCTVPSRVDIARIKSSNLVVRSHPEFSGALVVDAIIYNRAPFSQPFPLLELRFADLNGHLIASRSFKPGEYLGGDLQDAAEMPPQTPIHIALDILDPGPKAVNYSLSFHSPE is encoded by the coding sequence ATGACCGACAGTTTCGTCACCCAGTGCCCGCATTGCCAAACCCGCTTCCGCGTCAGCCACGCCCAGTTGAGCGTGGCCCGTGGAGTGGTTCGCTGTGGCTCCTGCCTGCAGGTGTTCAACGCCGCACGGCAGTTGCTCGAGCAACGCGCGGCCAAGGAAGCTGCCACCTCGAAAGCCGCTGCCAAACCCGTAGCGCCACCGGCTGCTCCCGCAGCGACCGTGGCGCCGGCACCGGCGGCACCGGATCTGCCACCCCCCGCGGCCCCTGCCGCTCCTCAGCGCGCCATCAGCCAGAAGCAATGGTCGGCCGCCGAGATGGATCTGGATCACCTGGACCTCGATGAGGAACTGGCCAAGCTCGAACAGCGCGAAATCCAGCCAGCCAAGGCCTTTGGCCAGGAACGCGAGCACAAGGAAGGCAGCCTCAGCGCCCGGCGCGATACCCAGGACGCCGACGAGGCGCACTGGCCGGACGAACTGTTCGGCAGCGCCGCCGAACGGGACGACAGCGAGCCTTCGCCCCCCAAGGTGCAACCGGACGACGCCGAACCCAGCGCCGAACCACCCAAGCCCAGCCGCACCGAACCGTCGCTGTCGTTCAACCTCGCGGACCTGGACGACGAACCCCAGGCGCCCAGGTTGCGCCTGGACGATGACCTGGAACCTCACTCGCCTGCCAACCCGGAAGACCAGGACGACGAGCCCGCCGTCTCCGGCAAGAAGCGCCGCGAGCGCAACGAGCCCGGGGTCAAGGAAGAGGTGCTGCTGGACCTGGTGGACGACCCGCTCCACCTCGACTGGCAGAAGCGCCGCTCGCCCTGGGGCAAGCGCCTGCTCTGGCTGCTGCTGATCCTGCTGGCCGCCGGCGGCCTGATGGGACAATACGTCGCCTATCACTTTGATGAGCTGGCCCGCCAGGACCAGTACCGTCCCTGGTTCCAGCAACTGTGCCCGGAATTCGGCTGCACGGTACCTTCCCGGGTCGACATCGCCCGGATCAAGAGCAGCAACCTGGTGGTACGCAGCCATCCGGAATTCAGCGGCGCCCTGGTGGTGGACGCCATCATCTATAACCGCGCGCCCTTCTCCCAACCCTTCCCGCTGCTTGAGCTGCGCTTCGCCGACCTCAACGGCCACCTGATCGCCAGCCGCAGCTTCAAGCCCGGGGAATACCTGGGCGGTGACTTGCAGGATGCGGCGGAAATGCCGCCGCAGACCCCGATTCACATCGCCCTGGATATTCTTGACCCCGGTCCGAAAGCGGTGAACTACAGTCTGAGTTTCCACTCGCCTGAGTGA
- the prmA gene encoding 50S ribosomal protein L11 methyltransferase, protein MPWLQVRLAISPEQAETYEDAFLEVGAVSVTFMDAEDQPIFEPELNTTPLWSHTHLLALFEGGTEAASVLAHMELLTGGPLPEHHSEVIEDQDWERSWMDNFQPMRFGQRLWIVPSWHAAPEPEAVNLLLDPGLAFGTGTHPTTALCLEWLDGQDLKDCNVLDFGCGSGILAIAALLLGAKQAVGTDIDVQALEASRDNAGRNGIADELFPLYLPEQLPQVQADVLVANILAGPLVALAPQLSGLVKSGGRLALSGILAEQGEEVAAAYAQDFDLDPIATLDGWVRITGRRR, encoded by the coding sequence ATGCCTTGGCTGCAAGTCCGTCTCGCCATCAGCCCAGAACAAGCCGAAACCTACGAAGACGCTTTTCTTGAAGTCGGTGCCGTCTCGGTCACCTTCATGGACGCCGAGGATCAGCCGATCTTCGAACCTGAACTGAACACCACCCCGCTCTGGTCCCACACCCATCTGCTGGCCCTGTTCGAGGGCGGCACCGAAGCCGCCAGCGTACTCGCCCACATGGAGCTGCTGACCGGCGGCCCGCTGCCCGAGCATCACAGCGAAGTCATCGAAGACCAGGATTGGGAGCGCAGCTGGATGGACAACTTCCAGCCCATGCGTTTCGGCCAGCGCCTGTGGATCGTTCCCAGCTGGCACGCCGCGCCGGAGCCCGAGGCAGTGAACCTGCTGCTGGACCCGGGCCTGGCCTTCGGCACCGGCACCCACCCGACCACCGCCCTGTGCCTGGAATGGCTGGACGGCCAGGACCTGAAGGACTGCAACGTGCTGGACTTCGGCTGCGGCTCGGGGATCCTGGCCATTGCCGCCCTGTTGCTGGGCGCCAAACAGGCGGTGGGCACCGACATCGACGTGCAAGCCCTGGAAGCCTCCCGTGACAACGCCGGGCGCAACGGCATTGCCGACGAGCTGTTCCCGCTCTACCTGCCCGAGCAGCTGCCCCAGGTGCAGGCCGATGTCCTGGTGGCCAACATCCTGGCCGGGCCACTGGTGGCCCTGGCGCCGCAGCTTTCGGGGCTGGTCAAGTCCGGCGGGCGCCTGGCGCTTTCCGGCATCCTTGCCGAACAGGGCGAGGAAGTCGCCGCGGCTTATGCCCAGGACTTCGATCTGGACCCGATCGCCACCCTTGATGGCTGGGTGCGCATCACCGGCCGTCGGCGCTAG
- the accC gene encoding acetyl-CoA carboxylase biotin carboxylase subunit, whose product MLKPAKLEKVLIANRGEIALRILRACKEMGIKTVAVYSKADKELMHLGLADESVCIGPAQAAQSYLHIPAIIAAAEVTGATAIHPGYGFLAENADFAEQVENSGFAFIGPKAETIRLMGDKVSAKHAMIAAGVPTVPGSDGPLPEDEETALRIGREVGYPVIIKAAGGGGGRGMRVVHKEEDLIASAKLTRSEAGAAFGNPMVYLEKFLTNPRHVEVQVLSDGQGNAIHLGDRDCSLQRRHQKVLEEAPAPGIDETARQEVFARCVKACIDIGYRGAGTFEFLYENGRFYFIEMNTRVQVEHPVSEMVTGIDIVKEMLSIAAGNKLSFTQDDVVIRGHALECRINAEDPKTFMPSPGTVKHFHAPGGNGVRVDSHLYSGYAVPPNYDSLIGKLITYGATRDEAMARMRNALDEIVVDGIKTNIPLHRDLTRDEGFCKGGVNIHYLEHKLAEQH is encoded by the coding sequence ATGTTGAAGCCTGCGAAGTTGGAAAAAGTCCTGATCGCCAACCGCGGCGAAATCGCCCTGCGGATCCTGCGTGCCTGCAAGGAAATGGGGATCAAGACCGTAGCCGTCTACTCCAAGGCCGACAAGGAGCTGATGCACCTGGGCCTGGCAGACGAATCGGTATGCATCGGCCCTGCGCAAGCCGCGCAGTCCTACCTGCACATCCCGGCCATCATCGCGGCCGCTGAAGTCACTGGCGCCACGGCGATCCACCCTGGCTACGGCTTCCTCGCGGAAAACGCCGACTTCGCCGAACAGGTGGAAAACTCCGGCTTCGCCTTCATCGGCCCGAAAGCCGAGACCATCCGCCTGATGGGCGACAAGGTTTCCGCCAAGCACGCCATGATCGCTGCCGGCGTACCGACGGTTCCAGGTTCCGACGGCCCGCTGCCGGAAGACGAGGAAACCGCCCTGCGCATCGGCCGTGAAGTCGGCTACCCGGTGATCATCAAGGCCGCCGGTGGCGGTGGTGGTCGCGGCATGCGCGTGGTGCACAAGGAAGAAGACCTGATCGCCTCGGCGAAGCTGACCCGCTCCGAAGCCGGCGCGGCGTTCGGCAACCCGATGGTCTACCTGGAGAAGTTCCTGACCAACCCACGTCACGTGGAAGTCCAGGTGCTGTCCGACGGCCAGGGCAATGCCATCCACCTGGGCGACCGCGACTGCTCGCTGCAGCGTCGGCACCAGAAGGTCCTCGAAGAAGCGCCGGCACCGGGCATCGACGAGACCGCCCGCCAGGAAGTCTTCGCCCGCTGCGTCAAGGCGTGCATCGACATCGGCTACCGTGGCGCCGGCACGTTCGAGTTCCTCTACGAGAACGGCCGCTTCTACTTCATCGAGATGAACACTCGCGTGCAGGTAGAGCACCCGGTATCGGAAATGGTGACCGGTATCGACATCGTCAAGGAAATGCTCAGCATTGCCGCCGGCAACAAGCTGTCGTTCACCCAGGACGACGTCGTGATCCGCGGCCACGCGCTGGAATGCCGGATCAACGCCGAAGACCCGAAAACCTTCATGCCAAGCCCAGGCACGGTCAAGCATTTCCATGCCCCGGGCGGCAACGGCGTGCGCGTCGACTCGCACCTGTACAGCGGCTACGCGGTTCCACCGAACTACGATTCGTTGATCGGCAAGCTGATCACCTACGGGGCCACCCGTGACGAAGCCATGGCGCGCATGCGCAATGCGCTGGACGAAATCGTCGTCGACGGGATCAAGACCAACATCCCGCTGCACCGCGACCTGACCCGTGACGAAGGCTTCTGCAAAGGGGGCGTGAACATTCACTACCTCGAGCACAAGCTGGCCGAGCAACACTGA